TGCCATATCGGGCTTGAGATCGTCATACATTTTTTTCGTGCCGTCGATCGTCGCTTGAATGATTCCGTCATCCATGAGTCCGCGGAATTGCCGGTATTCGTCGGCGAAGTGCCACCAAAATCCTACGGGGACGCGCTCGACGGCTTTGTTGTCAAACGCATCCAAAATCAGTTTTCGCTTTGCTTTCATCTCTGCGTGTGTGTTCTCTCTCGATTGAGCCTCATTGCAAGTCATTGTTTGTACCTCCGTAGCAGTATAATTATTAATTGTTCGGGAATATTCTTTCCTGCAATCCATCATAACCCGAACGGAGCGTTTTGTAAATTGCGGTACGGATGCCTCAGCTTTCGTACAGCGAGTGGAGGGCGCGGTATACGCGGTTCGCTTTTTCTTTTTGCGCTTCGGTAAAGTCGGCGTTTACGTCGTCGCTTAACAATTCGAGCGATGAAAGGCTTTCGTTGAGCGCTGTGGTAAAGCCGCGCGATACTTTAAACCAATAGGTGCCGTTACCGTCGGTAAAGAGGCACACGAAGCCGTACTCTTTGCTCTTTTGTTTTGCGACCGCCACGCCCAGCACGATGTCGAGCGCATCGGAAAGGCGCGCGGACGCACCTTCGTCGGCGAGGCTTATGTTGAGCTTTTTGTCGAATTTATTTTCCGGCATCGGAGAAAGCGAAATCGATTTTGCAAGCTTTAAAGCAAGTTCGAGCTTTTCGCCGTCGAGGAGCGTATAGCCGTTTTCGAAGAGTATTTTGCAGCGGAGCCCTCCGACCTGTTTTACAAGGCTTTCGTCGGTTTCGCTTTTTGCCGCCTTTATAAAATTTTCGTAGGGCAGGAGCGCGGTTTTTTTGCCTTTGATTTTTTTCAGTTCGAACGTTTTCCCGCCGAACGAAATATACTCTTCGTCTTTTATCGCTTTAATAATTTTTTTCGCTTTTTCGTTTTCGTCTTTCGCCTTTTGTTTCGGGGGAATGATATCTGTTTCACGCGCTTTGCTTTTCCGCGTGCATTTTTTTTCAAGTTTTTCGCGCAGTGAGGGATCGATCGCGTCGAGCAGTGTCCTCGTCAAGGGAGAGACGCTCATGGCAAACATGCGCGATGTGCGCACGATTTCCCCTGCGACGATGTACAGCGGATCGGTTCGGAACATACTGCTTCCCGGATGGATACAGATGTGTTCGGTTGTCAGCGTTTTGTAATTGTCTTTCCCTTCGCGCACGCACACGAACTGCATCATACCCGCGGCTATGCAGCACAGATAATCGCTCATCGCTCCTCCTCCGGTGATCGGGATCTGCATGTCGGCGACGATCTGCGAAAGCTGTATGTCTATGTTTTCGATTTCCGCCATAACGCGTTCGTCAAGAAAACTGTTTTTGCAAAAGCGCGCTTTATTCGAAGCGCCGCGGTACGCGCGGAAGATGTGCAGGTAGGAAACGAAGTCGCCCTGTACGTCGCGGAACGCGTGATGCGCACGACGCGCTTCCATCTCTTCTCCGGGAGGAAGCACGAACGGCGAGTTTGTCGAAAGAAAAGAGGCTGCGACGAGCGCTTCTTCGAGAACGGAGGGATATTTCATGATCGCTTCGACGATGATGCGGCTTATCCTCGGTTCGAGCGGAAATTCGACCATAAGTTTTCCGATCGAAGAGAGCGTATTGTCTTTCGTTATCGCTTTCAGCATAACGAGCGTATCGACCGCGCCTGCGATTCCTTCGCGGGAAGGCGGGGAGAGGAAATTGAAATCGTAAAAATTCGTAATACCGAGTTCGGCCATGCGCAAAACGACTTCGCTCAAATCGGTGCGGTAGATCTCTTCGGTCGTATACATTTCACGCGTTTCGTAATCTTTGCGCGGATAGAGGCGGTAACAGGTTCCGGGGCACGTGCGTCCCGCCCTTCCTTTGCGCTGATTGCACGACGCTTTTGAAACGGGCGTTTCGACGAGGCTCGACGTGTACGTATGCGGATTGTAAAAATTGAGCTTTGCCAGTCCCGAATCGATGACGGTCGTGATGTCGCTTATCGTGACGGACGTTTCGGCGATATTCGTGGAAATTATTATTTTCTTTTTCCCGAACGGGGGAGGGGCGAAAACGCGCTCCTGCTCTTCTTTCGGAAGCCTGCCGTAGAGCGGCAGCGTGTGGATTTTCCGAGCGAAGGGCGAACGGTCGAGGCGGAAAAGGCAGTCTTTAATAATTTTTTCTCCCGGCAAAAAAATCAAGATACCGCCGTCGATTCTGTTGTCGAGGACGCGCCCGACCGTGTTTTCGATTTTCGTCAAAAGCGCGTCGCACGCGGCGTCCGATACGGTGCTTGCGGAGACGGCCGGCGGATCGTAAACGAGGGTGACGGGAAAGGTAACCGTATCGATCGTGACGATGGGGCATCCGTCGAAGTAGGACGAAAAGGCTTCGGCGTTCATCGTCGCCGACGAAACGATGACTTTGAAATCTTTGCGTTCGGCCAAAACGCGTTTTAACAATCCGAGTACGAAGTCGATGTTCAAACTGCGCTCGTGCGCTTCGTCTACCATAACGACCGAATACTTCGACATCCACGGGTCGAGCTTCATCTCCTGCAGCAAAATGCCGTCGGTCATTATTTTAATCCTCGTCGTCGCGTCGGTTTTATCTTCGAAGCGCATTTTGTATCCGACGAGTCCGGGGTAGCTTGTGCCGAGCTGCTTTGCAATGAATTCGCTTACGGAAAGGGCGGCGATCCGTCTCGGCTGCGTCACCGCGACGACACCCGTTTCGGCGTAACCCGCTTCGTAAAGGATGACCGGGATCTGCGTCGTTTTACCGCTGCCGGTCGGGCTCTGCACGACGATCACTTGGTTGTGTGCGAGCGTGTCCAAAATGCGCCGCTTTTGTTCGTATACCGGAAGCGATTTATAGTCTATAGCCATGTTTTTCGTACCCGTGTGTTTTCCATGACGGTTTTCCGCGCGGCGATATAGCGCATCCAATCGATCCGTTCCGCATCTCGTAAATAATCGATAAAATCGTCGTCGAGATATTTTATGACGAATTGATATGCCGTCGTGATATAGGTCGTTATGTAGTGCGCTTCCGTTTCGTGCAGGATTGCAATGCCGCCTTCTTCTTTTTTATAATAGAGCACTTTGTATAAAAGCCCGTCGCCCGTATATTCGTGCGGTGCATCGGGCGTATCGAAGGCGGGTTTATAGCGCTGAGCGCTTATCGTATTGCCGTTCGCGTAAAGTATGAGCTTCGAAAAACGCCGCTCCGATTTTTTTCCGATAAACTCGCGTTCCTGTACGACGTGCGGGTGATTCGCCCAAATGATGTCGGCTCCGCAGTCGAGCAGTTTGTAATAATACGCGCGCTGCGAAGCGGAGACGCTTCGGATGTATTCAGGGACGTTTGCGTGAATCGAAAGGATAAAAATATCGCACGGGTTTTCCGCTCTGATTTGCCGTATGCGGTTTTCCAACGCTTCCCGCGCTGCCGGCGGCACGTAGTCCATATATTCGGTATATTTTTTTTCATTCAGCAATTCCGTTACCGCGCAAAAGATGATCGTCCATCCGTTTTTTTTAATAATTTTATATCCGATCGCTTCTCCGCCCGATTCTTTCAATCCCGAAAAAAAGACTTCACGCTCTTTGCCCTTGTATATCTTCTCCGTTTTTTCCGCCCACTCGCGCGTATGCTTTATGCCCGAGAGTCCCTGATCGTTCGAATGATTGTTTACGAGAGAAAAGACGTTGAAGCCCGCGCTGATCGCAGCTTCCGGATATTCGTGGTGCATATTGAAACGCGGATAGGTTGCATAGGGGATGCTGTCATCGACGGGAGCTTCGATATTCGCAAACGAAAAATCGCACGAGCGGGCGAGAGGTGCGATATCTTTCCAGATGAGTGAATAATCGCTCATCGAATAGTTCGGCTTATGCGCCATGATATCGCCTGCGAACAAAAGCGTAAGGTTGTGCTGCAGCGTCTCGGATGCTTTTTTTTCGCTTTCAAGCGAAGATGTCCCATTTTCTTCGTTTAAAACGGAAACGCTTTGTCCGCTCGGCGTTTGAGGCGCTTCCGTTTCGGCCCCTTGCTTCGGAACAGCTTTACACGAAGCGAGGACGATGATGAAAAAAAGCAGGTGAAAACTGTTCCGACTCTTCATTTATGCGGCGCTTCCCGCCTGTACGAGTGTGATCGCCGCCGTTATGACGATATCGTCGACCGAACAGCCGCGTGAAAGATCGCTTATCGGCTTGGCAAATCCCTGCAGGATCGGGCCGTACGCATCCGCATGGGCGAGGCGCTGCACGAGTTTATAGCCGATATTTCCGGCCGAAAGGTTCGGGAATACGATCGTATTCACTTTGCCTTTGACAGGAGAGCCGGGAGCTTTTTTGTCGGTGACGGACGGGATAAGAGCCGCATCCGCCTGCAGCTCTCCGTCGAGTAAAAGAGAAGGCGCTTTTGCGTGCGCTTTTTGCACCGCTTCCTGCACCGTGAGGACGGAAGGCTGAGCGCCGCCCGAACCCTTTGTCGAAAAGGAAAGGAGTGCGATGCACGGATCGCAGCCCAAAAGCGCTTTGCACGATTTTCCCGCCGCGACTGCGATGTCGGAAAGCTGTTCGGCATCCGGTTCGGGGACGACCGCGCAGTCGGAAAAAATCATCAAGCCCTTATAGCCCCACGCCGAATCGTGCATATCCATGACGAAGCACGAAGATGCCGTTTTGCTTTCCGTGCCGATAACTTTTAATCCTGCGCGGAGGAGGGCTGCCGTCGACGAGCGCGCGCCGCTTACCATAGCGTCGGCATAACCTTTTCTCACCATCATCGCACCGAAGCTCAAATAATCGGAAAGCATATACGCTTTTCCCGCCGCAGCGTCGCTCACTTCGGGAAGATTCGTCTTTTTATTGATTTTTCCCTGCCTGAGTTCAAAATAGGTTTGACCGAAATCGTCGAGCCACGGAGAGGATACAGGGTCGATGATGTCGATGCCTGCGAGCGAAACTTTAAGCGCCTGTGCCGCGCTTTCGATTTTTTCGCGGGAGCCGAGCAGGATCACTTTTTTTGCGATTTTTTTGGCGACAATCTTCGCGGCGGCTTTGATCGTGCGCTCTTCATCGCCTTCGGGAAGCACGAGCGACTTTTGATACGCTTTCGCCTTTTTGATCATTTCCGCGGTAAAATCGATACCGCTCTTTGCCGCATTTTTTTTCGCTGCCGGTTTTACGGCGGCTTTTGCCTGTACCGCTTTTTTTGCGACGGATTTTTTAGCGGAAAGTTTTTTTACCGTTTTTTTTACGGTCGCTTTTTTTTCAGCCGTCTTTTTTGCCGTTTTCGAAGCGGTTTTTTTAACAGCCGATTTTTTTGCCGCTTTACCGGCGCTTGTCTTTTTTACCGCCGTTTTTTTTACGGCGGATTTTTTCACAACAGCCATATTTCATCCTCCATACGCCCTTACAGCAAAGAGCGTCGCTTCGGTTTTGCCACAATTGATCGAATGTACGATGTGTACGCTTTTATAATAAACCCTCGTAGATAAAATAGCAAGGGATAGTCAATTTTGTTAATAAGGGGAGGGGATTGTCGGTGGTAACCTTATCAGAAATGTACGTCCCAAAAAAGAACGTATGATTAAATGAGAAAAGGCGGAACGCGAGGCAGCGGCACTGTCGCCGAGCCGCTCAGACCGATGGCAAGCAAACTTTTTAATAAAAGTTTGCGCAGTCCGATTCCGTTCACGGTCTGCCGCGGCGAACTACAGGGCTGCTGCCGGGAGTGCAGCCGCTTTTTTACTTTACTCAGTATTTCTTAGAAAATATAGTTTCTTATGCGGTTGTCTCTGTATGTCATTCCCCGCCGTATTGACCGAGCAATTTTTTCACGTTAAAGTGTAGTCATGTTCGATGTAAAAGATATGGATCTGTTCGATCTCGAAGAAGAAGCGTTCGATACCGTCATAGAAAGCGATATCGCGTTTACGGGAAGCATCCGCTTTGCAAAACCGTTTATGATACGCGGCAAGGTCAAAGGCAGCATCGATGCGACGAGCGATTTGGTTATAGACAGCGGCGCATCCGTCGAAGCGGATATAAAGGCGCTCCGCGTGCTTGTTAAAGGAAAAGTGAAGGGCAACGTTGCCGCAAAAAAAATGGTATTCGTTACGGCTTCGGGCTCGATTGACGGAGATATTACGGCCGAACAGGTGGTGCTTGAGCCGGGCAGCACCTTTACCGGCAAATGTACAATGGTAAAATAATATGCAGCGATTTTTACGACAGTCGATTATCTGGGCATTGGCGATCGCCTTTGCCTTTCCGCTTTTTTCTCAAACGTCGGGCGAAGCCGAGCAGACTCCTTCGCCTCAAACGGCTCCTTCTTCGCAAACGCCTGCAGCACAAGCCGTACCCGGAGACGCGCTTGTTCCCGCGCCTCAAGCGCAAGGTCAAACGCCCGCTCCGCAATCGCCGCAGATTCCTTCTGTGCAAGCCGCTCCGCCGCAGACTCCTTCCCCTCAGGCGGCACCTCCCGCATCTCCTCAGCGCAGGCAAAGCGCACAGCGGCGGGATGCGCTTGTTCTCTATCAAAACGGAGACTATGCGGCGGCGATTCAAATCTGCGAAACGGAAATCGCGCGCAATCCGTCACGCATCGAATCTTATGTGGTTTTGTGCTGGTCGCTCGTTCGAAACCGGCAATACGCGGAAGCGGAGCAGCGTGCGACGGACGGACTGAAAGTGAGCCCCTACGATCTGCGCCTCATTGAAATACTGGGAGAAGCAAAATATTATCTCGGAAAAAATAACGGCGCGCTCGAACAGTTTCAGCGCTATGTTGCAAACGCTCCCGAAAGCGGTTCACGCGTCGGAGCGGCGTATTATTTTATGGGTGAAATCTATATCCGCCAAGCGCGCTATCAGCACGCGGATATCTCTTTTTCGGCTGCGGTAAAAAAGGAGCCGCTGCTCGACCGCTGGTGGACACGGCTGGGCTACGCGCGCGAAATGGCGGGCAATTATTACGAAGCGGCCGAAGCTTACGACGAAGCGCTCCTGCTCAATGCCGCTTCTTCCGACGCGCAAAGCGGCAAAGCCCGCGTCGCTTCCCGTCTGCAATAAGGTGCACGTTGCCGCAAATCATCTTTGAAACTTTGGGCTGCCGCCTCAATCAAATCGAAAGCGAGTCGGCGGCGCGTTTTTTTGTCGATACGGGATTTTCCGTTTCCATGATACCGCCGACGGCTGCAAGTGAAGTTCTTCGAGATGTGCTTGTGTGCGTCGTAAATACGTGTGCGGTAACGCAAAAGGCGGAGCAAAAAGCGCGGCGCGAAATCCGATTGCTTTTGCAAAAGTGTCCGTCATCTTCCGTCATCGTCACGGGCTGCTATGCCCAGCTCGCCGCGGATAAAATCGCCGAACTTGCTCCCCGAGTCGCAGTCCTTCCGGGGCTCTGCAAAGACAGGCTCGCAGACGTTCCGTCTCTCCTTTCGGATTTTATCGAAACGCACGAAATATTTTCCGCGGAAGATTTTTCGACTCTCCTTGCATCGACGCTTTTTGCCGATACGAAATCGCATTCGGGAAAAGCCGAAGCGTCTTTCCGTTTGGCGACCGATACCTTTCTTGCGCATTCGCGTTCATCCCTTAAAATACAGGACGGCTGCTCGAGCGCCTGCTCGTACTGTGCGATCCGAATCGCTCGGGGAAAATCGGTTTCGCTTCCGGTGCGCGACGTGCTTTCCCGGATCGCTTCTCTCAAAGCGGAGGGACAAAACGAAATCGTTTTTACGGCGGTCAATATCGCCCAGTACCGCGGAGAATACGACGGCGCGTATTATACTTTCGCCGACCTCCTCGAAAAAGCGCTCGATGAAACGAGCGGCCTTGCATTTCGCATATCGAGTATGTATCCCGAACTCGTCGACGACCGCTTTTGCCGCATCGTCAAAGACGAGCTCGTGCGCCCTCATTTTCACCTTTCGGTGCAGAGCGGAAGCGATGCGATTCTCGCCGCCATGAACAGAAGCTATCGCGCGGACGATATTCTCCGATCGGTTTCAATGTTGAGGCGGGCGAAAGGCAACGCATTTTTTGCATGCGACATCATCGCAGGTTTTCCCGGCGAAACGGATGAAGATTTTGAAAAGACGATCGAACTCTGCCGCGCGTGCGGTTTTGCATACGTTCACGTCTTTCCGTTTTCCCCGCGCCCGGGAACCCGCGCTTTTTTGATGAAACCGAAAGTCCCTTCGGCGGCCGTGCGCGAGCGGGTGCGTCTGCTTTCCGATTTCGCCCTGCAAAGTAAAACGGCCTATATCGAATCGATTTGCGGCACGACCGTGCGCGCGATCGCGGAAAACGCAAAAGAAGGCGACGGAGTTTTTCATATCCGAGCGGTAACCGAAAATTTCATTCACTGTAAGGTCAGCTGTGCGGAACTTCCCGTGCCGCGTCCGGGTGCCGCCATCCGCGTGCGCATCCTCACGCCGTGTATCGATGCGATACGGCGGGGCGATGAACTCGAAGCGGAAGCGGAGCTTGTACTTTAGCGCCGAGCAGAATCGGGAAAAAAACGAAAGGAGCGAGCGCCATACCGGTCATGTGAGGATGAAAGCGGATGTGCCGTTGTTGCCGTCACGCGTCATGATTTTTACCGTACCGCGCTTTTACGCCTTTGTCCAATTTGTACGAAAGCGAGTGCAGAAAGCGAGCACGCGGGGCATTCGCTGTAATAGCGTTCTTGACAAATAGGAGCTATTAAAGAAATATTAGCAAGTAAATATAAATTGAAAATAGGAATTGCGACTTCGTAAAATGAAGATAAAACCATGAATAAAACTTCACGACTGCCGTACATCATCGGTTCTTTTTTGCTTATTGCCGTTTGGTTTGTGTGGTATGCGTGTCCTTGCTCCGTGCGAAAAATTGTTATATACTGATTATATGGGTGGTATTCAAAAAAAAGGCGGACTGCTTGCGGCAGCCGCAAAAAAAACCGATGTGAAGGGCGGTGCGAAAGCGTCCGCGGTGAAAAAAACTCAAGCGAAAGAAAAGCGCGCAGAATCCGCAAAATCGAAGAGCGCAAAGCCGAAAACGGCAGCGAAAAAAACGGCTTCCGCCGTAGGCAAAAAGAGCGCGGCAAAAGAGACGAAAATGACTCGGAGCGCTGCGGAAAAAAACGCGGCGAAAACTTCAGCCGGAACTTCGCGAGAAGCAGCAAAAACCGCTTCCGGCGGAACGCGTTCGTCGGCTGCGAAAAGACTTTCCGACATTGCCAAACGACCGACTCCGAAACACGGTGTATACGACGAAGACAGCATTTTACACCTCGAAGGGCTCGAACACATACGGCTCCGGCCCGGCATGTATATCGGCAGTCTCGGCGACGGATCGAACGAAAACGACGGCATCTATATTTTATTAAAAGAAGGTATCGACAATGCGGTCGACGAATTTTCTCAAGGCTTCGGAAAGCGGATCGATATCGATATCCGCGACGGGCGCGTAAAAATCCGCGATTACGGGCGCGGCATTCCGCTCGGCAAACTCGACGACTGCGTATCGAACGTAAACACCGGCGCAAAGTACAACAATACGGTGTTCAAGCAGGCGATCGGCATGAACGGCGTCGGCATCAAAGCGACGAACGCGCTCTCTTCGTATTTCCGTGCAGCGTCGGTGCGCGACGGCAAAATGGCCGTCGTCGAATACGCGCACGGCGAAAAGACGGGCGAAAAACTCGGCAAAGCGAAAGACGGCGTCAAAAACGGCACCTACCTCGAATTCGTTCCCGACGAAGAAATTTTCGGCCCGTACACGTTCAATATGGACATGATCGAAAAGCGTTTGTGGAATTACGCTTACCTCAATCCGGGGCTCCTCATCAGCTGCAACGGTAAAGAATATAAAAGCGAAAAAGGATTGGAAGATTTGCTTTTAAACGAAATGGGAAAGAGCAAGCCGCTCTATCCTATGTTTTCGTATAACGGCAAAGCGATTCAATTCGTCCTCACGCATACGAACAGCCTCGACAAATTCGTTTATTCGTTCGTAAACGGACAGAGCACCGAAGACGGCGGTACCCACGTAACGTCTTTTCTCGACGGCTTTACGAAGGGTATCAGCGCCTTTTATAAAAAAGAATACGACGTACGCGATGCGGCGGGGGGACTTTTCGTCGCGCTCAAAATCGGCATCGACAATCCCATGTTTACGAGCCAGACGAAAAACAAGCTCGGCAACGTCGAAGTGCGCTCGCCGATCATGAAAGAAACGCAGTTCGCGATCGACGATTGGCTGCGTCACAATCCCGACGTCGCAGGCGCGATCGAAGAAAAAATTATTAAAAATCAAAAAGCGCACGCCGAAATCAATAACGTTACCGACAAGCAGATCCGCGAAGCGGCAAAGAGCGTTACGCTCAAAATCCCCAAACTCAAAGACTGCCGTTATCACGTGCAGGACGGAGAAGAAGGCGCGGAGTCGATGATCTTTATAACGGAAGGCGATTCGGCAACCGGCTCTATGGTCGGCTGCCGCGACGTTGCAACGCAGGCGATTTTTTCACTCCGCGGAAAGCCCGAAAATATGTACGGCAGGCGGAAGTCGGCGCTCTATGAAAACGAAGAACTGAAAAATCTGACTTTTTCGCTCGGCATTCAAAAAGATATCGAAGACCTTCGTTACGATAAGATCGTCATTGCAACCGATGCCGATAACGACGGTTTCCATATTCGAAACCTCGTGCTCACGTATTTTTTGCTGTATTTCGAAGAGATAGTTTTGCGCGGTCACGTGTACATCCTTGAAACGCCGCTGTTCCGCGTGAGAAATAAAACGACGACGCGCTACTGCTACAGCGAAGCGTCCCGCGACAAAGAATTGAAAGCGCTCGGAGCGGGCGCGGAAGTGACGCGATTTAAAGGTTTGGGCGAAATCAGCCCGAACGAATTCGGACAGTTTATCCGTCCGCGAAAAGAAGGCGACGGTGAAGA
This Treponema socranskii subsp. buccale DNA region includes the following protein-coding sequences:
- a CDS encoding helicase-related protein, with protein sequence MAIDYKSLPVYEQKRRILDTLAHNQVIVVQSPTGSGKTTQIPVILYEAGYAETGVVAVTQPRRIAALSVSEFIAKQLGTSYPGLVGYKMRFEDKTDATTRIKIMTDGILLQEMKLDPWMSKYSVVMVDEAHERSLNIDFVLGLLKRVLAERKDFKVIVSSATMNAEAFSSYFDGCPIVTIDTVTFPVTLVYDPPAVSASTVSDAACDALLTKIENTVGRVLDNRIDGGILIFLPGEKIIKDCLFRLDRSPFARKIHTLPLYGRLPKEEQERVFAPPPFGKKKIIISTNIAETSVTISDITTVIDSGLAKLNFYNPHTYTSSLVETPVSKASCNQRKGRAGRTCPGTCYRLYPRKDYETREMYTTEEIYRTDLSEVVLRMAELGITNFYDFNFLSPPSREGIAGAVDTLVMLKAITKDNTLSSIGKLMVEFPLEPRISRIIVEAIMKYPSVLEEALVAASFLSTNSPFVLPPGEEMEARRAHHAFRDVQGDFVSYLHIFRAYRGASNKARFCKNSFLDERVMAEIENIDIQLSQIVADMQIPITGGGAMSDYLCCIAAGMMQFVCVREGKDNYKTLTTEHICIHPGSSMFRTDPLYIVAGEIVRTSRMFAMSVSPLTRTLLDAIDPSLREKLEKKCTRKSKARETDIIPPKQKAKDENEKAKKIIKAIKDEEYISFGGKTFELKKIKGKKTALLPYENFIKAAKSETDESLVKQVGGLRCKILFENGYTLLDGEKLELALKLAKSISLSPMPENKFDKKLNISLADEGASARLSDALDIVLGVAVAKQKSKEYGFVCLFTDGNGTYWFKVSRGFTTALNESLSSLELLSDDVNADFTEAQKEKANRVYRALHSLYES
- a CDS encoding CapA family protein gives rise to the protein MKSRNSFHLLFFIIVLASCKAVPKQGAETEAPQTPSGQSVSVLNEENGTSSLESEKKASETLQHNLTLLFAGDIMAHKPNYSMSDYSLIWKDIAPLARSCDFSFANIEAPVDDSIPYATYPRFNMHHEYPEAAISAGFNVFSLVNNHSNDQGLSGIKHTREWAEKTEKIYKGKEREVFFSGLKESGGEAIGYKIIKKNGWTIIFCAVTELLNEKKYTEYMDYVPPAAREALENRIRQIRAENPCDIFILSIHANVPEYIRSVSASQRAYYYKLLDCGADIIWANHPHVVQEREFIGKKSERRFSKLILYANGNTISAQRYKPAFDTPDAPHEYTGDGLLYKVLYYKKEEGGIAILHETEAHYITTYITTAYQFVIKYLDDDFIDYLRDAERIDWMRYIAARKTVMENTRVRKTWL
- the pta gene encoding phosphate acetyltransferase, producing the protein MDFTAEMIKKAKAYQKSLVLPEGDEERTIKAAAKIVAKKIAKKVILLGSREKIESAAQALKVSLAGIDIIDPVSSPWLDDFGQTYFELRQGKINKKTNLPEVSDAAAGKAYMLSDYLSFGAMMVRKGYADAMVSGARSSTAALLRAGLKVIGTESKTASSCFVMDMHDSAWGYKGLMIFSDCAVVPEPDAEQLSDIAVAAGKSCKALLGCDPCIALLSFSTKGSGGAQPSVLTVQEAVQKAHAKAPSLLLDGELQADAALIPSVTDKKAPGSPVKGKVNTIVFPNLSAGNIGYKLVQRLAHADAYGPILQGFAKPISDLSRGCSVDDIVITAAITLVQAGSAA
- a CDS encoding bactofilin family protein, which translates into the protein MFDVKDMDLFDLEEEAFDTVIESDIAFTGSIRFAKPFMIRGKVKGSIDATSDLVIDSGASVEADIKALRVLVKGKVKGNVAAKKMVFVTASGSIDGDITAEQVVLEPGSTFTGKCTMVK
- a CDS encoding tetratricopeptide repeat protein gives rise to the protein MQRFLRQSIIWALAIAFAFPLFSQTSGEAEQTPSPQTAPSSQTPAAQAVPGDALVPAPQAQGQTPAPQSPQIPSVQAAPPQTPSPQAAPPASPQRRQSAQRRDALVLYQNGDYAAAIQICETEIARNPSRIESYVVLCWSLVRNRQYAEAEQRATDGLKVSPYDLRLIEILGEAKYYLGKNNGALEQFQRYVANAPESGSRVGAAYYFMGEIYIRQARYQHADISFSAAVKKEPLLDRWWTRLGYAREMAGNYYEAAEAYDEALLLNAASSDAQSGKARVASRLQ
- the mtaB gene encoding tRNA (N(6)-L-threonylcarbamoyladenosine(37)-C(2))-methylthiotransferase MtaB translates to MPQIIFETLGCRLNQIESESAARFFVDTGFSVSMIPPTAASEVLRDVLVCVVNTCAVTQKAEQKARREIRLLLQKCPSSSVIVTGCYAQLAADKIAELAPRVAVLPGLCKDRLADVPSLLSDFIETHEIFSAEDFSTLLASTLFADTKSHSGKAEASFRLATDTFLAHSRSSLKIQDGCSSACSYCAIRIARGKSVSLPVRDVLSRIASLKAEGQNEIVFTAVNIAQYRGEYDGAYYTFADLLEKALDETSGLAFRISSMYPELVDDRFCRIVKDELVRPHFHLSVQSGSDAILAAMNRSYRADDILRSVSMLRRAKGNAFFACDIIAGFPGETDEDFEKTIELCRACGFAYVHVFPFSPRPGTRAFLMKPKVPSAAVRERVRLLSDFALQSKTAYIESICGTTVRAIAENAKEGDGVFHIRAVTENFIHCKVSCAELPVPRPGAAIRVRILTPCIDAIRRGDELEAEAELVL
- a CDS encoding toprim domain-containing protein, with product MGGIQKKGGLLAAAAKKTDVKGGAKASAVKKTQAKEKRAESAKSKSAKPKTAAKKTASAVGKKSAAKETKMTRSAAEKNAAKTSAGTSREAAKTASGGTRSSAAKRLSDIAKRPTPKHGVYDEDSILHLEGLEHIRLRPGMYIGSLGDGSNENDGIYILLKEGIDNAVDEFSQGFGKRIDIDIRDGRVKIRDYGRGIPLGKLDDCVSNVNTGAKYNNTVFKQAIGMNGVGIKATNALSSYFRAASVRDGKMAVVEYAHGEKTGEKLGKAKDGVKNGTYLEFVPDEEIFGPYTFNMDMIEKRLWNYAYLNPGLLISCNGKEYKSEKGLEDLLLNEMGKSKPLYPMFSYNGKAIQFVLTHTNSLDKFVYSFVNGQSTEDGGTHVTSFLDGFTKGISAFYKKEYDVRDAAGGLFVALKIGIDNPMFTSQTKNKLGNVEVRSPIMKETQFAIDDWLRHNPDVAGAIEEKIIKNQKAHAEINNVTDKQIREAAKSVTLKIPKLKDCRYHVQDGEEGAESMIFITEGDSATGSMVGCRDVATQAIFSLRGKPENMYGRRKSALYENEELKNLTFSLGIQKDIEDLRYDKIVIATDADNDGFHIRNLVLTYFLLYFEEIVLRGHVYILETPLFRVRNKTTTRYCYSEASRDKELKALGAGAEVTRFKGLGEISPNEFGQFIRPRKEGDGEDRGMHLTPVSIESLKNVPKVLQFYMGKNTPERRNFIVHHLASEIDA